Within Sorghum bicolor cultivar BTx623 chromosome 2, Sorghum_bicolor_NCBIv3, whole genome shotgun sequence, the genomic segment AATTACGAGTTAAGTTCAAAGTTATAGATTCACTGAAATTCTTTATTGAACTCAAAAAGGAatctaattaaatttaaaaaaaatagaaacgaTCAAGTGAATGCAACTCTTTTGAAAGAAAGCTTAAAATTTAAGAAAAACTTGAGGTGTTTGACAAATGTTCAACCCTCAAGTTCCTAATAATGGAAGAAATATATAAAAGATTAAAATTTGTAAAAGGTCAAAACGTGACACATGTGAGGTTATGGGTCTGTTTGGATCGTATTTTTATActgaaaaatttgaatttcagatAGTGAATTCagaatataaaaaaaaatgagAGACATTTAGATGCTATTCTCATAGTGATTATTACTTTTACAAAATAAATAGGAGTTTTTAAATTAAATAAGAAATTTGGGGTAGATAAGTTGGATTCTAGAATCccattctttttttttactttattCATATCTATAAAGAAAGTCATTTAGAACAATGACACGATCTCTAAAATCTAACATAGCTAATAGATTTCCTTCTAGACTAGCTACGCCCTCCATCCcaatttataagtcattccaaaaatcttaaagAGTAAAAAAATCTCAATTTTGACCaatattatagaaaaaattaaaaaaaaatatgacagcaaatagatattactatgaaaatatagctAATGAAGAACCTGACGATACTTAgtttgtattataaatattattatattattatataaatttagttaaatttgagatgctttgactttacaagatttttagaataacttataatttgagatggaggaagTATTTGATTAGCATTGGGGACGCGCTTGCGCTTGCCGCTTGCCATGCCATTTTGGTTGGCGTGTTGGCGAGGTGAGCTTTGGTTTTGCAGCCATGTAACCCTTGGGAGTCCCGGACAGGACTGTCCTTTGTGCTGGAGCAGAGACTAGTCATTTGCAGGAGCTGGACTGGAGCTGACGGTTCTTGAGCCATGGATGGGCAGGCTACTTGCAAGTGGCGCGGCACGGCGAGCGGGGTGGTGAGCGCGCCCGTGGACCGCGTGTGGGAGCTGGTGTCCGCCACGTCCCGGCTGCGCGAGTGGATGCCCATGGTGGAGTCGTGCACCgcggtggccggcgacgagggcGTGCCGGGCTACGTGCGCCTCGTGCGCGGCGGCCTCATGTTCCCGCAGCAGGCGTCGTCGTCGTGGGTCAGGGAGAGGCTGGTAGCCATGGACCACGCCTCCCGCTCCTACACCTACGTCATGGAAGACGGCAACGTCGGCCTCGCCGGCTCTCGCAACACAATCAGCCTCTTCGACTATGGCTATGGCGGCGCAAGCGCAACGCTGGTGGTGTGGAGCTTCGAGATGGAGCCGGTGGACGGCGCCAACCAGGACGCCCTGCTCGACTACCTCCGCATCCTCTACAAGTCCTGCATCGACACCATCCCCGCTTCGGCCTGCTGCTAGAGTTGCTAATTAATCATCATCTATGCAATAAAATATGCATCCTTATGGTTACTAGCAATTGCTGTTGTTTCTTGTTCGTTCGTCGATCCATAAACCCTCAGGTGCTCACTTTTCTCCGTGCTGCGCAAGCGCAATGCACCCCGCCAAACATATATACATCAATATATATAATTCTCTGAAATATATACTAGCTCTGGCTCAGCATATACAATCATACTGATGAATTTGAAGATACAAGACAACCAAAGAGAAGAGATCTAGATGTGTATAAATAATACTAGCTCTGGCTCAGCACATTTGGCCTTGATTTTATTGCTCGGATACAATTTACCGTTTCCATCACAAATCAACTACTGCTGCTGGTAGCTACCCACCCTGCTATCTGCCCTCCCTTTCCAAAAACATAAAGGAAACAAGCTAGAATTGAATATTTCACTGATCGTACGTGGCCTCAAGCTCAAACATCAGCGAAGAAGTGGTAGGTGCTGGAATCACGCATGATGAGCCTTAttgccgagaccgccgccgcaaCAGCCAACGCAGTGAACCCAACAACATTCAGCCAGTGCCATAATTTCTGGATGGCAGACAGCTTAGGCCCCTTCACCATCAGGTACATGTGATTTGCGAGCACAAACGTCAGTGGGAAGGTGCTCAGGGCGCCCGTCAGGCTCATGAAGTCACCGAGGAATGGGAGCACCGCCGCCACCAGCGTGTTCACCGTCAAGTAGCCTCCTCTTACTACTACCCTGAACGCTAGGTTTTGGATTTCAAAAGGACCACCACGCCCACTTCCATATTTTGTGTCCAGGTATTCATACATTGGGCTAGCAAATATCTGGAGAATACATGAAACTCAAGTTACTCACCAAGCCGCATCCATCAATGGCATGTTTGAAATGAAAGAGGTATATATAGGGCTAAATATTGCAGTTTGGACTAGAACAAAACAAAGAAGGTGTTGGCTTACGTGCAGCGCTATGACTGTCTGAAAAAATGCCGACAGATTTGCAACGGCTTTTACCCAAACTGGGCCTGTGACACTGTTTAGCAGATAACTTGATGTTGAGGAACCATAAGCCCAGTAACCCATAAATATTACAGCATAGAGAGGCAAGGAGCCAACGGTGAACTGGAACCATAGAGCTTTCTCCATGTTCTTGACCACAGGAGGCCTTATGGTTGCCTgaaatattattatatattagccacataataatgCGATTTCCCTTGCTGCTACTAATAAATTAACTAAACCAGAAAATGATCGTCTGGACTCACCTGAATTTCTGGCAGCATACCAGTGTTGTAAGCAAACACAAGGTCTGCTACGGCACCTATCGTAGTGAAGACATGAGTTGAACCTGATGATTTGGGAATACTATAATCCCTCGCAGGCGAGGTTATCCCTAGTATGAGACATCAGCGATGAAACAAAAAATATAATATTAAACACAGAAATGCATCTGAGGCGAGTCATGGTATCAATAAGACGGAGCCAAAGGATAATACCATCTCTCAATGACAGCACAAATGCTATCACAATATAGATGAGGCTGAAAAGCGTGGAGAATCCCAACCAAATCCTGAGGGCAGATAAATAAGGGATTCCAAAGGCAAAAAGAGCACAAACGAATCCTGATATTGCAATGCAGTAAGGGAGTTTCAGAACTCCAGCATCACTAAAGAGTCCATATGTTGCCTGCAAATGGAAGGTGACAAAATAAGTTTCCGAGGAAAATATTTCATAATTTAGATTTACATAAAGAGTAAGTGCAACTATATAATCTAACCTGTGTACAGCATGCTATCGACAAATTCATCGATCTAATGGAAGGAAAAGGAAGAAATGGAAtttcaggaaaaaaaaaactctagtTTGCATACAGGAGGATCAATAAACAGTAGTGCCAGGAAATATGATAGAGGGAGTCATGGGGAGAAGAGTGTTTGATTGTACAAAAGAAAACAGTCAATCTGAGGCGATTTCTTTTTTCCTGGATCGTACCTTGAGAGCTTGTCCAGCTAAGATGATAAAACCAGTGTTGATCATGAAAAGGTTAATGTACTGCAGAGCCCATGTAAGCCCATAAATTTTTCGTCCTGTAGTCAAATCAAATCGAAGgaataaagaaaatgatccatgTAAGCCcacattttttttgtttagtCAAATCAAATCAAAAGCATAAAGAAAATGAATCGTACTACTAGCTTATTTGTGACTAGTGACTAGTATATATGGGAAGCAAAAGAATAATGCTGCTGCAAGTGCAGAGCTAAGAGGGAAGTTAATTACTGACTATATATGTGTCAAACAGCAAGTGCAGAGCTAAGAGGGCAGTTAATTACTGACTATATATGTGTCAAACAGCAAGTGCAGAGCTAAGAGGGAAGTTAATTAATTACTGACCATATATGTGTCCAGCAAGATCTCTGTATCTGATATGGCGCTTGCCACCGACTTCATGAAGCCGTGCAAGAAGAGCATTAGCATACATGGAAACGGCGGCAGCTAGGAGGAGGCCGCATGTGCCGCCGATCCAGCCTAAAGGGACCATAATCGATCCAGAGTATCCTAGAACATATGCACTGTTGACCCCGGTTGTGAGGACGAAGCCAACTTGATACCAAGGATCTGAAAGAAAATAGCAGGCAGACAGAAAGGTTTTAGGATTCAAATGAAATCAAATATACATAATAATGTATGCTTTATTAATTAactattaaaaaaaattataaatgcatgcatacataaataaatttattaattgTTACTGTGGGTTTGGCAAACCCACGTGTACATACATGGTAGTTTCCTCCACTTTGTAAATTGATGAATAATAAATAAAAGACTAGTACTATTATTTGATTGTTATTAATACAGATATATATTTACAATTTTATATACATGGTTGTTTCCTCCACTTTGTAAAttgaataataataaataaaatattaactAATACAGATATATTTATGTAGCAGAAGAAATTTCATCCATGGAAGAGCAAAGCATGCAGTGAATGGGTGAAGAAGGATTCCCTTGTAAATAAGGACCTCTGACTCTGATCATGAGAAGAGTTTGTTGTTGACTTGTTTTGTGAAAAGAAGCAGCAGGAGGAGGGCGCTCTCCATGCAGAGATAGAATGGCATAATAATACGTACCAACGCCAATCTGGTGGGCGGTATCCTCGGAGATTTGGGGCGTCTCTCCCTTCTCGTCGGCGGCGTCCATAATCTTGatgggcaggaggaggggcacccTGTCGCTGTGATGGTCttggccgtcgtcgtcgtcgtcgtcgaagaATTGCAGGCGCAGGGGCAGGTCCTCTGCGTCGCAGGTGAAGGACGAGGAAGCGGAGGCGGAGGCAGAGGCGGCCTATAAAAAGGGAAGGAAGGAGGAGGACGCCGCAGCACAGCATGGTGATGCGGTGGCTTCCCCCCAAAGACCAAAAGTAGCTCGCATCATTTCCATTTCCATTTTCATTTTCATAAGAATCATGGATGCATGTTGTCCAGAAAATTTTAAAAGGGAAAAGGCGAGAAACAACAATGATGGAcacgtgttttttttttttttttgttatggcCAAACTAAAGTGAAAGTGGTGGGAATACTGAGGGCATTGAATAGTGATGGAGGGAAGGAGGGTTGCAAGTATCAATCAATTAGAAAATCTGACGCGATATGGTTGCtgaatgctgctgctgctcctaggCCTATCTATCCTCGTGATACATACAGATACAAGATGGTGTATTTTAGTGCGGTGCCTAATAATGCAGCCAGTAACTACTAGTAGTGATCAACGTGCCATGCATGTGGAGCACACAAGACAAtgataagaagaaaaagaatcttgaaaaagatTGAGGGAACATAAGATGCATGCCTAATTACTCGTAGAGAGTAATTAATATTATGACTGAATGGCTGACTGACTGACTGGCTGGCTGGCAGGTTTGTTTAGCACAAGAGGAATAGGCAGCCAGGAGCGACCAAACAAACTAGTGTAAAGACGATGGTTCACGCAAGCAAAGCAATCATCATGCGGCATGTATGGGCAATCAGCATcatctttctttgtttctttctcCAATATATACTATAGACCATCAAAAAATATATACTACACTATACTATATGCAGAGCATACATACCTAGGTGAATAACACTAGGTACCAAAATAGTAGTAGTGCTAGAATATAAACAGGGGAAGAAGGTAGCAGTAGCAGCAAGTGGTgtgatggaatggaatggaataGAATAGAATTGATGATAGGGAAAGGGGGAGGGGAAGTGGGGGCAACAAAGAAAGCAAAGACGAGCAAGGAAGGACGACTTACATCCATTGCTttgcttctcttctcttctttggCCTGCGGATGCTGCTGCTtgcctttctctctctctctctctctcgcgacGAGTACTCCAGTCAGGAAGCGAAGATAATAAGGGAATCTAATAATAATCCAATCTGGACTGGACTGGACTGCCTTCCAATCTTGAATGGACTGCCTTCCTCTGCTTTGCTTTCTGATGGTGGGTGGTCCGATTCCGATTCCGATCCAATTAATGTCGTGTGGACGACGAATTGAGTTTATATATGGAGCAATCAAAATTCCAACTTAACTTTGTGATTgaaattgattgattgattcggcGCCACTAGCagagcagagagagagagagagagagagagagagagagagcaaatcAGCCGGCCTTTTGCTCGTTCGTTCGTCGCTGGCGGCTGACCACGACGAGCAGGAGCAGCACTGATTGATCTATCGATTTGATGCGTTGCCCTCGTCGccccctctcctctcttctcctgCCTGTGCCTGCTTTTTGCTAAAAATAATAAGCAGGCCGTGTGGAGGTGAGCAACAAATTGCTGCTTCCTTCCAAGGAGGACGAACAAGACGAGAGCTAGAGATGATAATGACGGCGAAGATTTTTTTTGGGGGGTCATGTACATAAATATATAGACATGGCGAAGCCGAAGATATAGGGAGGGAGGGCAAAGAGAAACAAGACGATTGACGAATCGATGATTGGGGGAAAAAAACAGTCCAATCCAATCCAAGGGAGTACTGTATCTGTATGTAACAAACAAGGGCGATGGATCGGAGATCTCCGTTCTACTACTACTAGTTTGTTGCAACTGCCAACTGCCAATGGTCCGGAGCAGATCTCTCTCCCCTCTTTTCTCAGATGAGATTCATCAGAGACGGAGACTGCAACAGAGGAGACCGCGATTTCTCGCACTCCGTTGCTTCTTCCATTTTCtttattttactttttttttatatataattgtTTGCTTGCCGAAATCCCCAACCACGCACACACGCAAAACAAATTTGTTTTCTTCTCTCCTCCGCTACTCACTCACCGCCTCTTGGGCCCCGCAAACCCAGCCGTGACCATACAATATTATATGCACAtaaatacatacatatacattGATAATTATAACAAGAAGCCTCCCAAAATACTCTTCCAAGTGTGGCCTATCAACTGATAACCGTCCAACCTAACGTTTCATTCAATTTACTCCAATTATTTTTACTTCACCTAATTTGCCCCTTTATTTAACTTGATCTGTCCTTTTATCTCCTCCACTTACAAGGTGAATTTTAATTTCAAATTTTATGATATGGCagaggaattttttttttttccaaatttgTTGTTTAATTTCCTAAGTTACCAAAATAGTgttgaatatttttacaataaaGTATGATGTCCGCTGTCCTGTTATAAAATCAACTTATATGCAAAAAAAGAAAGCATATATTGTAAATGGGTAAAATGTATGTTTACCAATTCAAATAGTTGGGAGAGTAAATCAAACCAAACTTTACTTTAGGGGTTATCCAGATATTGATCAAGTTCTTTGGACTTTTTCCTTAGATATTACTCCCTCTGTACCTGAAAGCTTCAACTCCTAGAATCCGTGTCTAAACTTTTCTAACtgtgaccaactttatagaaaagagcatcaatatctatgacataaaataagtatcttacgaaaatatattctataataaatctaatggtattaatttggtactataaatcttaacgttttttctataaatttggttaaagatgtaaaagtttgacttaggacaactctagaagttgcagctttcagggacagagggagtatgtatCTATGTATGTGTGCACAGATAAGGAAATTCGAAGTATGCTAACTAAATAATAAGTCATATACTCCTATATagtattccccccccccccccccccccccctttttaaaaaaataaaagaaaacgcACGCACACAAGCACTGAAGCACCGAGAGATAAAAGAGAGATCAGGACAAAGTGCCAcctataaaaaaagaaaatatcatCAAACAGATACGTTGTGAAAAGGCATGACATTACCGGTGCTCAGGTCCATGAACACACACCAAAATATCACCTGCTTCAGTTACATTTCTCGGCCACAAGTCCATTCTCCCTTAAAAAACTGAATGAAACAGCAAAGCCCATTCATTGGTTGATCGCTACTTCTAGTACTTCCCAAGATGACAAACCAAaagcaaagaaaagaaaaaggaaacttTCTATTTCATATTATAAATCTTCGCAAAAAAGAAAGGGTGTTGAACTACATATGTTTGAGCCAATTTAAACACTCGTATTACACTTTCTAATCAATTCCCTTCTCGAACACATACCATATCATACTGTCTATATAAATGCTAGTATATAAGCATGCAAAAAGGAATCTTTTTTCTTGACACAATCGGATTCAATGGTCCAAAAAGgtaaaaacagaaaagaaatgaCGACTAGATGAAATTGAAACTAACAAAGTTAGAGAATCCATGCGCACAAGTAAATAAATAGGATAAACAAGTAAGAGACGATCATATGTGGATTGTGATGTGCACTTGTACGTAGTTCAGACTTCTCCAGGTCATAGTCACAGGTGAGACTGCCGTCACCAATAGCAATAGGCATATGAATATATATTCATGTATCATGCCTGCCTGCAGTGCACAGGATCAAGAAAGCCCATCCTGCAAAAGCAGCATTTACCAAAGTCAGGGCTCACTAGTGGCTGCCCATCCATCATCAAGGCAGGAATATTTGACTCATTTCAGATGCCCACTCATCACGCGAGATCTTTTCTTTTGAAAGATACGTAACCAGCGTAATGCTCcctctatttcaaattataaaacatttttTTCGAGATATATAGATTTCGATATGCATTTAGATAGACACTATATCTAGTTATATAGTAAAATGTACATATTAAGAAAAATTATAACGTCTTGTAGTTTGGAAGAGCCATAGCAACCACCCAGGAGGGAAAAAAAATACAACATCAATGGCTCTTATCTGCTTCAAGGCGCTGCGGCTGCAGCTAAACACCTACGTGATACTGTTGCTAAAACTGTGCAGCCGCAGCTCTCCCGATCACCAGCACATAAGTTCTCAAAAAAAAGAGGATCATCAGCACATAAGGGCCAAAGGAAACATTACATCATCTTGCATATTGTGGTGATTCATCATTCCGTAGTGCAAAAAGTCACCATTAAAAAGGTAAACAGTTTTCTCCCAACAGACGCACTCTCGTACAATATCCTGGGTAAAACACTTGTCAAGAACAATCACTAAtgagttccaaaacaaaaagatcAATGACTAATGATGACCACACTCCAGCTGACATTGTAGAATATAAAACATACAATCTCTGGTCAGGGTACTAGCAGCTACTCAACTGGATTCTGTTTGTCGACTGTTTGTTGCAAAAATGCGCTTGGAATAATGAACCAAAAATTAGAGGTGTCAAATATCTCTCCACCCTGGAGAGTGGAGACACTTGTACAGAAATAGAACGGAAGAAAAAGCTAAAAGCAATCCTGGATTCCATATTCTGTTTTGTAGTCCCAAAAGGCACTGTTGTTTTCTCATCCATTCATCCATGCTGGAGCTTGAATGTGATTCCCAAAGTCACAACATGGGCCAACGCAAATATTAAAGCACACCATTCAAAAGGTAAACAATTTTGTTCAACAGATGCATATACTCTTGTACAAATGTACAATAGCCTGTACAATAACTGTCAAGACTAATGACTACTGATGACCACAGTCAGCTGACATTATAGAGTATATGGCATAGTCCGCTACCAGCAGCATCCTGTTCCAAAAGGCAACAATCCTAACTAAATGCAATTCAGCTACTCACCTGAACTTCGTGGGTTGGAAAAATGCACTTGCACCCTGATTTTGGCAGCACGAAATGAAGCCACAATGAACCGAAAAATTCAGGTGCCCAATTATTATAGCAGAAAGAAAAGGGAAGAAAAAGGTAAGAGCAACCCTGGATTCCATATTCTGTTTTGTAGTTCCCAAGTCCCAACTGAAAGCAGCACTaggaaaacatatatatagtcctCGTATCTCCTCCCATAGAGTATCATAATGCAAAGTCACTTTGGCAAGAATCCCAAATCAAATCTTTGGCCTCTATCTAGAAATATGAAATGCAGGTCACTTGCTCCAAGTTGGACTTTACCCCCACTTTGTTGGCAACTTGAGAGAGATCTATCAACATGGTCAAACTTGGAGCTGGATCTGCTTTGTGACTACATCAGACGCTAATACTACTAGTAGGCCAAGACTTGATGCTGATAAACCACTGCAGACAAAGCAGCTTTTGGAGTTTATGTCTATCAGAGGAGGTCTTGCAGAAGGAACATGAATAGAGAAACATGTGATGCCTCGTGTTCCATCGAGGGAAAAGAAGAGCCCAATTGTGATCTATGAATGTGCTCAAACTTATTGTAACATACTAACATGACCTGACCACAGCGTAGGATATGTAGCGCGACAGAAGAATGCTACCATTTCAAAGCAGTATAATACGACGCCATGGTGAAATGGCAATTGAACCAATTTATGGTGAAGATTAGTATGCATTTATATGCAaggaaaagaaggatcagtttTGTCCATTAGAGCAGAGAAGTGAAACACAACTAAGTACAGAAGCAAAATTAGGAGTACTAAGCAGTAACAGTGCAAGAAAGGAAACACATTGGTAGCAACAGTGTTACAAGTTCATTAGGGACAGATCACAAAAACAAAAAGAGCAGAGTTTGCCCTGTTGTGTTTGGGAGGCAAAATCTGCAGTTTCCACCATGGTGAGCTGATGGTACTTGTGATCACCATCTACTTATGACAATGAACATgtgtattatgaaaatatatttcaaaataaatctagtgatatttatttggtattataaatattgatatttttatataaacttAGTCAAAATTAAGACAATTTGACTCAAAACCTCACTAGAATTGTATTCTTTTCCAGACAGAGTGACTAGTAACACATAGCAACCAGCCCACCAAAAAGAACAGTGAAAAATACAGCATCACGGAGGCTGTAGCTTCAATGGCTCTAATCAGTAATCACTTCAGCTTCAAGCCCCTGCAGCAGTGCAGCTAAACCGCTATGTGGTAGTGCAGCTGTGCAGCTGCAGCTCTTCGACCATCACACAAGGGCCAAAGTAAACATTACAATTTACATCATTTTGCATGTTGTGGTGATTCATCGTGCCATAGTGCAAAAATTCACCATTAAAAAGGTAAACAGTTTTCTCCCAAAAG encodes:
- the LOC8081573 gene encoding lachrymatory-factor synthase gives rise to the protein MDGQATCKWRGTASGVVSAPVDRVWELVSATSRLREWMPMVESCTAVAGDEGVPGYVRLVRGGLMFPQQASSSWVRERLVAMDHASRSYTYVMEDGNVGLAGSRNTISLFDYGYGGASATLVVWSFEMEPVDGANQDALLDYLRILYKSCIDTIPASACC
- the LOC8081574 gene encoding probable proline transporter 2 encodes the protein MDAASASASASSSFTCDAEDLPLRLQFFDDDDDDGQDHHSDRVPLLLPIKIMDAADEKGETPQISEDTAHQIGVDPWYQVGFVLTTGVNSAYVLGYSGSIMVPLGWIGGTCGLLLAAAVSMYANALLARLHEVGGKRHIRYRDLAGHIYGRKIYGLTWALQYINLFMINTGFIILAGQALKATYGLFSDAGVLKLPYCIAISGFVCALFAFGIPYLSALRIWLGFSTLFSLIYIVIAFVLSLRDGITSPARDYSIPKSSGSTHVFTTIGAVADLVFAYNTGMLPEIQATIRPPVVKNMEKALWFQFTVGSLPLYAVIFMGYWAYGSSTSSYLLNSVTGPVWVKAVANLSAFFQTVIALHIFASPMYEYLDTKYGSGRGGPFEIQNLAFRVVVRGGYLTVNTLVAAVLPFLGDFMSLTGALSTFPLTFVLANHMYLMVKGPKLSAIQKLWHWLNVVGFTALAVAAAVSAIRLIMRDSSTYHFFADV